The following proteins come from a genomic window of Macadamia integrifolia cultivar HAES 741 chromosome 14, SCU_Mint_v3, whole genome shotgun sequence:
- the LOC122060981 gene encoding uncharacterized protein LOC122060981 codes for MLGVLRARPKSWIFSTLSLLHPIVNPRIVASPISFVSGGDLSRRYNHSTECRLRSVDDGARAAAGAASIWHAILPSGGGDRRKFDHFKLGIHHEQKGEGSWNVALDVRPARWLYRSDSAWLLFGVCPCLSSSSDCCGGNLWAAVEESVVATDEIRLESIDKCSVDSDNQRVIGAFSADSNGHSVTDAFSADSDGYRVTGVNADGRCLFRAISHGACLRSGEEAPDETRQKELADDLRARVADELLKRREETEWFIEGDFDMYVKSIQQPNAWGGEPELLMASHVLRIPISVFMKEKSSGRLTNIASYGEEYEKDKQSPVKVLFHRYGHYDLLETF; via the exons ATGCTTGGGGTTCTGCGAGCACGACCCAAGTCTTGGATCTTCTCCACACTCTCTCTACTTCACCCTATCGTTAATCCACGGATTGTCGCAAGCCCAATTTCATTTGTAAGCGGTGGGGATCTCAGTCGGCGGTACAATCACTCCACGGAGTGCCGCCTGAGGAGTGTCGATGATGGAGCCAGAGCTGCTGCCGGAGCTGCATCTATATGGCACGCAATTCTCCCCTCCGGTGGTGGGGATCGGAGGAAGTTCGATCATTTCAAGCTAGGGATTCACCATGAGCAGAAAGGAGAGGGGTCTTGGAATGTAGCTTTGGATGTACGACCTGCCAGATGGTTGTATCGCTCCGACTCTGCTTGGCTGCTCTTTGGAGTCTGTCCTTGTCTTTCGTCGTCTTCGGATTGTTGTGGAGGGAATTTGTGGGCAGCTGTTGAAGAGAGTGTTGTTGCTACCGATGAAATAAGGTTGGAATCGATTGACAAGTGCTCAGTTGATTCTGATAATCAAAGGGTCATAGGTGCTTTTTCTGCTGATTCTAATGGTCACAGTGTCACAGATGCATTCTCTGCTGATTCTGATGGTTATAGGGTTACAG GGGTGAATGCTGATGGTCGATGCTTGTTTAGAGCTATATCTCATGGAGCTTGCTTGAGAAGTGGCGAAGAAGCTCCTGATGAAACCCGTCAGAAAGAACTTGCTGATGACTTAAGAGCTCGA GTTGCAGATGAGCTGTTAAAGAGGCGCGAAGAAACTGAATG GTTCATTGAAGGAGATTTTGATATGTATGTAAAAAGTATCCAGCAGCCAAATGCATGGGGAGGTGAACCTGAGTTGTTGATGGCTTCACATGTACTTAG GATACCAATATCTGTCTTTATGAAGGAGAAGAGCTCAGGTCGCTTGACTAACATTGCCAGCTATGGTGAGGAGTATGAGAAGGATAAGCAGAGCCCTGTGAAGGTGTTGTTTCATCGCTATGGTCACTATGATTTGTTGGAGACTTTCTGA